The following coding sequences lie in one Thermosulfuriphilus ammonigenes genomic window:
- a CDS encoding type II toxin-antitoxin system HicB family antitoxin: MKVTVIIEKDEFGYYAYCPELKGCHTQGDTLDEVLKNIKEAVELYLETLDEEERRILLNKEILTTSLEVRIA; this comes from the coding sequence ATGAAAGTTACAGTAATAATAGAAAAAGATGAATTTGGATACTACGCTTATTGTCCCGAATTAAAAGGCTGTCATACACAGGGAGATACTTTAGATGAAGTTCTAAAAAATATTAAAGAAGCTGTGGAACTCTATTTAGAGACATTAGACGAAGAAGAAAGAAGAATTTTATTAAATAAGGAAATTTTAACCACTTCTTTAGAGGTAAGGATTGCCTAA